GTACATTTTTGCAATGGCAGATTTTAAACTAGGAAAAGGTAGTCAATTATGAGCATAACCAGCAAGAACAAAGTACCAAGGAAATCAACCTGTGACGAAACTGCTAGACACTGCCTCCACATATCCTGCCATTGCTTGTGCTTTTGATCTGATTATCTTTGCTTTCTCAACAGAATCTTCAGGCCAATCAATATTCTCCAGATCAGCATCCACATCTTCTACCTGAGTTTTGTTTGCACTAGATATGATGGATTTACCAAGAATCAGCAGTTGAGATACAGCAGAACAGCACAATTCAGACAGTCTCTGCAAAAATATGATTGCTTCAGAACTATTGAGCCCATCAATTAAAAGCAAAGCTGATAGAATACCATACTGTTAGACTAGATAATTATGTACATGAACCCCCTCTGAGTGAAGACTCTCTAATCTTCCAGTGGTTCTTTGAATTATATCGTTAACAGCTTGTCCTGCCAAGGCACTTGTGAACCTAAAAAGAACGCAAGTAGAGAAGTTTAAAAGTCATGGTAACAAAGCATGATATAACAATAAACAAAACTAAGTATAGAAGACCAGGCACGTTTCTAATGCAATATGTCAGCCAAGGTTACAAAACCAAGAGGAGCAAATGACTTCCATTTCTTTTAATTGGACGCTGTTGAAATTGTAAAACATATGTAAAGTGAGAAAATGCAATCCGGTTTTGAAACAATACATATCAGTACCCAGCAATAGCTTTTCATAGGACTCCCCTGTAGCAGTCCCACCTTTAAAAGATTTACATTTAGAGTAATGCTACCTAAACAACTTTTTAGACCACATTTGCAAACCAagtgatgtgtcaccaatagaaaataagcacgttaatctaTACTTAGGTAATAATCCAATCACCAACAACCACGTCATgtggtttacaaaatatggtttAACTTGGtgatctccttagcattaccctaACATTTTTTTGAGAGCGTGACGCATGTCAAATACCAAATTGATGCGATGTTGGGACTTATATGATCCATAAACACACACCTCCATAAGCAAATGATTATAaagatattatttttaaaatcaacTAGCAGGAAGCCTCAGATCTCCAATCAATTCAGACTGAGAAGGACGGTGGACAGGGAAAGGACACATCATCAACAGTGGCTTAATGAAAATCTGTCTCATCATGTAGTTTTATAGTTTCTGTAATCAGATGCTGGCTTTAGCGTACACATAGTCGTTTGTTTGTAAAATGAGTGGACAAATACACAGTAATGAAGCAAAAAAGGTAAGACTATGCTAGTAGATTTATACAAGCTTAAAGATCAGTTAATGAGCAAATTACCGCGGTGGCAGAAAGCAATTATGCATATGCACCCTGGTGCAGGTTCAATCCCCACTGATCCCCCTTCCCCctaactaacaatttaacccactaacactatcgtttgtcaaaaaaagaaaaaaaaagataagttAATGAGTAAATTATGAAAATCAGATGaatgtaataaaaaaatcaaaataactaAAACAGCCATTCATGGaagcaaaaattaaaagacaataaaaaaaagaaattgaacaaGATATAATACCCAGCCGCCATATCAGCAGCCTTACTGACGCTTGAATCATGAAGAGTTTTCATCTCATCAGTATTTCCATCATCTCTGGTCTCTTTCTTTTTGCCTTTGTCCGACTCTGCACCACTTCCATCCAACTTAATATCCAGACTGAAAATCTGTTGCACCTCTTTAAGCTTTCCATCATAAACAGACTTCTGTTCTGATGacaattttccttttctccGACTAAATAATAGTGCATAATGGCTGGACAAACCCTCCAGTTCCTGACAGTATTACAAAATAACAACTTTAATACATTTTATTCCTTACAATAACAATATTTAACCTCAAAATTACATAACTGACCTCCAACTGTTCTGGACCTCCATATATGTAGAAGCATCGATCAAATCCCACTTCCTCATATAACTGATCCTCTCTGGTTTCCTTTTCAGAAAGTGTAGAATTCTTATTGACTTCTATACCAGTCTCTGTGATCAGCAGATCCAAAGTTTCCTTTCCTACAAGCTCAAGCACTTGCATTCCCTTTGATGTAAAAGCTTTTCCAGTCTGTACACGAAACCAAGATAAGCAATGATGTCGCATTAGTTAACCAAAAAAAAGTAGCAGGGAAATGCAAACCTCTAATAAGGATGGTGCAGTAGAACCATCAGCTCCACCTTGCTGGACAGATCCCCCAAGGTTCACAGCAGAATTCTCAATCCTAGAGAACAAGAAGTTGAAAGTATGGGtcaagtttgtgtttctaatttGGTATTCAAACTCTTCACAAATATATCAACTCCATAACTATGTAAGAAGTTAAAATTAGAATCTTGAGCGATTATCTGGACTGTAGCCATCTGCTGATTGCTAATTTTGATCCAGAGCATCGTAAAAAGATTCTCTCtacatgaaattaaaaaaactactCGTGTTCTCCTGTAGCATAATGGCAAAAATACTAATGCATTAAACTACAGTTGAACATACTTGTGCACTAGATCGGTACCCCCTTTCAACGCATTTCCTAATGCTTGCCATGCTCCTGTAGCAAAATTCTCCACAGAACTATCAAGCACCTTCAAACCCTGAAAGTATTCAAAAGTAGCATGTCAAATGAAATACACAAGAAAGTTATCAGCTTTAGAGGATTGAAGCAAAATTTAACAAACACACACATCCAATCCAGTGCAACAGAAAGAGTTAGTGTTAAATTTGCATTAGCGATAGCTAATTACATTACCTATGCATTTCATTCAATAAGTACAACATAAGAAACATAGGGAATGAAAACATAACGAACTCAGCATAAGAAACTTCACTGAGATATGATCGGCATGAATGCATTAACACAAAAGAGTAGCAGATACATAAAAAAGAAATCTCAACTCCGTAAATTTACAACTTGCCTGACCAAAAAGCGAATCCTGACTAGCTTTCTCCAATTTATCAAGAGCAGCCTTTCTTTGCTTTTCATGCTTATCTCGGCTCTCAGTGCCGTCTTGGCTTTCCTTTTCAGAATCCCTTTCCTTGTCCTTGGAAGATTCTTCTGCGTCCTCAGCAGCTTGCATGTCGGCAAGGCTCTTTGCTGCCGTCTGTGCAACCACAGCCGCCTGCATCCAAAAACAGCTACTTCACAAACCGGACCACAAAATGCAGCAAACCTAAACTCTTCCATATGGACTAAATACATAAGTCTCTGCATAGTTTATAATTAAACTcccacaaacaaataaaaacatacACTTGTAATCAGATTACAGCACCAAACTCTTAATAGCTTAAACCTACTTTCAGATTCGCAATCTAAAACAGTTAATTAACTCCACAATCATCAAAATCCACCAAAAATTACATCCACTAATCAACATTTCCCAAACTtataaaccctaatttccaAAATACACCAAATCAGGTAAACTTACAACACAAATGCAGATTCAAATACATTTATCAAACGCTGGAGACACTTACATTCCGAGAAATCTCTTCGGCGGCTTTCTGAAGATCTGAGAAGACGGAAGAAAAGCCCCAACCTCCCCATCCTCCGCCACTTTTCGCCGGCGACGCTTGCGCTACAGTTACTTCTCCTTCTTCCTGTGGAGGAACTTTGTCCTCCTTGAGCGGCTGTTTGTCTTCTTGCTCCATTGCCGATTGAATCCACGCGCTTTCGAGAGAAATGGAAGTTTTGAGGGATTTGATCGAGATTTTTGTGAGTTGGAATTTGTGTGAAGTTTGTTTGTTGGGCGTTTTGTCACTTTTGGGAAGTTGAAATGGACGAAGGGAAAGCTTACCTCTCCATCTGCTACGTCGGCGTGCTTTCGAAGTCAAGGCAGCCGGTAAACGCCGTCGTTTGGGATGGCTTTGCGAGAGACTCGTTTGGCACTACCAAATTACTGGACCAACAGATCTACCGCTGGTGAATTGCTTTATTCGAACCCAAGTGGCCTGCGTTGGTTTGAAGctggtaaattacacaaaatcaCCTTATTATGGGTTACattataatttcatatttaatgttttaaatattataatgtCAAACCTTTATTATTAGTTCATTAAATTGactgttaagtgatgacatggAATGCAATGCCATATTTTGCTGACATGTCAGTCAACTTGTACAAATGATCAAACacctaataaaatatttaattattaaaataatcacCTCAATTTTGGATCGAAacacaatttcataccttatattttaaacattgcaatgttatatacctcaacttatgaattcgttACAATGTTAGATCTCTGTTAAATTTTCTATCAGTTCTGAtgttaaatgatgatgtggTAGGAGCGGAATCCACTCCTTTGCCATtggaataaaatattaattaattattaataaattaagaacttttattttaaagattaaagttaattaaaaaagtatattaattagttattttgaaacaaatattttgttaattaaaaaGGCTTGATTAAAAGTAATTTTACTTTAAAgcttataaaaaacaaaaacaaaaacaaaaaacaatgaaGGTTGGCTTCCTATCAAGACCTCTTCGCAGGCCGACCTCTCTACCGATGCTCTTACTTCGGCAAGAACCAAAATCAACCCTTCTGTGAAAGTACCTTCACGTTCAtcctcctttttcttccttctctctccaaccttccaaatttgtttctccgAGGGTTCCAAGTCAGAGCCAGAAGCCCTTTTCTTCGTCATCACCTTTGTCGTCCTCCGTGGAATCCCCTACTACTTGCACGTATTCTAAGCAGTCGCTCATGGAGGTCGCGAAGGCCATTTATGAAGGGAAATTTGAGGCTGGGACGGATAGTCTCGCCCACATACCCaattttttaaaaggaaaactaatgaaaatagcttcaAAACTTtacattttaaccaaaaactatctaataactttattttataataaggacaagaaaaagaaaataaacttaCCATACGTGCTTGAGTGGACTGGCCAGTGACTATGCCAAATGTTTTCatcaacattttcttttcttagaatatgaaaaaaaaacttcaaattaaattacttccctagttttgtttttgtagaGTTGCTTCCTCACAGTAGTCAAGatgatgagagatttttcaatgtgcctgGAACACGGTACACCATACACCATATGTCTCTATATAAGTGGTgagattcttgtgttaaaaaattaataacataatacgtgatgtaccacttgtgttaTGGGCACAAGGAAAAAAATCTCCAAGATGACACTCAAGCTCAAGAAATTGGATGGAGAGCTACATTTAATTATTGTAGGTATGTATATTGTGACGACCCAtccctaattttctatgtaatcTCTCCCCGAGTATGTAAATTGACATTTATGCCCTTGTGGCAAGTGTCGTGGACGTGTTTATTtgttcttaaattatttttcttgctaTCGTAATTAATTAGTATTCGTTGATACGATCGCGTGAGCACGAGTTGGACCCGAATTAGATTCGTAACAAAAAGGTTACATTACGTTAAAGTACGTAATTGACGGGTAAAATTGTACACAAGTGCGTGTTAATTTACCAGTGTTAGAAACATTGTTTTCTGATAGGATTCCTGATTTCTTTTTACTGTTAAGCCTGAAAATCTTAtcccttcttttctttaaaaCCGGACCTGTGCCCTACACCTTACCACCAATCAAATATGTCCCTCACACTTCTCACCCAATCAGTTTctctccctttttctctttgCCCAATTAGAAAAgtcacacactctctctcttctctctcactcACCAAAGCTCTTTTTCTCTGCAACAAGGAAGACCAACGTCAAAACCTTGTAGATCGAGCTCAATAACCACACCATCACACTCCTCTCATCACTATGAACTCAACCATACCTTCAGATCATGcgttggttgagttttgagtgGTCAACGCAGAGCAACTCGAAAGCTCCGACTCGGTGAGTTCTACATTGACGTGATCTAACCGCGGTCCAAGGTTTTGAAGGTTGGGGAAGCTTCCACACAACTCTAGGGAGACCCTAGACTAAGTTTGGAGTGAAGTTAAGGCGAAAACATATAGTTTCAATGAGTTGAAATAAGGTCTAAAAGCTTCGAGCTAATTTCAGACAATTTTCGTCCACTTTTTGGACTTTTCGAAGGTATAAAATTGTTCTTCTCTTCATTcccttcatttccatataaagtgtgtcgaaaatggttgagaaataaagaagatatgaagttttgaaaattttccagaagTCGGCGAGTTTTTCTAGTTTTCTGTGAAACCAGACGGCGGCGGATGACAAGGCTCACCGAAAAAgacaaggaatattccgtcaaagttgatggaatattctaacAGTGTCAAGTAACGCCGTTAacttttaacggaatattctgtcactttaacagaatattcctaactACCATTAGGTTTCTGTCAGACACGTGTCTGCGCGTGGCCACACGTATGGCCGTGGGTTGGacttttggttttaatttattcataattttcttcCATCACTTGCACTTTTGGTTATGTCTTCTTCACATGACGGCCAGCACACCTTGATTttggtcgaggtgtgtcatatATAATGTGAGGGAactttaatttggtaattgaaaacagcttttaaatatataattacTGAGAACATAATCTTCTCAAGGTTTTGATTTAAAGGATAACTTCTAGGCTAATCGTTTTTGGCATAATGGATGCTTTTACAAGACTGAACAGGGTCTAAGTTTCAAACCTTATGAAAGTAAATGAAGAATGAGGCACCATTTATAAAACTTGACCAACAAgtaaacactatttatgaaactggaccaatAAGTAAACACTGTTTATGAGACAAAACCAAGAATTTAGACACTATTTATAATACTAAACCAATAGGtggaaactatttatgaaactggatcaaaaactagacactatttatgaaacatgaccaagaagtaaggactatttatgaaagtggaccaATAATtgggcactatttatgaaagtggaccaagaaagagataatatttatgaaactgtaccATTACTATacaatatttatgaaacttgatccaataactaggcactatttatgaaccATGTGGGAGAAGGGGGAGCAAAGACTTGTCACAAGGCCGCAACATGGGGTAGGGGGATGGTTTAGGAGAGATGGGTGAAGCTTCCATTTCAAACCATTAAGGTTAATTGTGATGGTGCTTAGTGTTCTCGAATGGGGATTGGTGGATTTGGGTGGGTGGCTAGAGACTTTGCAAGGATTTTCCAGGGGGGCGGAGGTGTTAGGGGTGTCTTGTGTGGGTCTAGTTTGTTGGCGGAAGCGGAGGTGGTAAGGTAGGGTTTGTTGGCTTGTATGGAGAGAGGTTATGGAAGGGTTCAGATTGAAACTGACTCGAAGATGCTTGTGGAGATGTTAAATGACCTTCTTTTGCCGGAGGCTAGCATTGAAGGAATATTATGGAACATTGAGTATAGTAAAAACCAATTGAATTGTGTGGATTTTCTTTATACTCCTCGAGCCTGTAATGAGGCTGCACATTTGGTGGCAAAGTTTGTCATGCGTATAGGGGGTTCTTATTTGTGGGATTGCTTGGAGCCGGAGTGGTTATTTAACACTCTGGCTATTGATGTAAACATTTATGTTCGTATCTAATAATATTATCctttgacaaattaaaaaaaaaaaaaaacttgaccaataaatagtgttcagtttcataaacagtgtttGTGATGGACGTGCGGGGTCCCGTGCAtcagggtttttttatttataattttttatattaaaattatgtcattttcattaaactttaagttcttttgtcatttttattaaaatttaagggttttcattaatatttcattctttttcattaaataaagttatagcatgatttttttttattaaaaacccATTTCATGAAAGCTCcattttttaaaacattatttttTCCCCAAAAACTTATCATTAGTTTGGAATTTGAAGATTTTCAATTTCGATTGAGGAGAAATTCAACTTTAATAGACCTAACTGAATCTTCCCTTTTTTGCAAGGGGTTTTCCGATCTCGAAGTCCGGCTGGTTTTCTTGCGTTTTCAAGGGTTTCGATTCCATTCCCTCTGAGTTTTAAGGAATGAATTTTTTGTGAATTAAAGCCACACGGAGAGAAAAGAGATTGGAAAAGAAATGGATCCCGCTCCTGccacatcatcatttaacagctaaattgaaagaaaatttaaTGGAGGTGTGACATTCcaacgaattcataagttgagctatgacattgcaatgtttaaaacatgaggtatgagattatGATTCGATCCATAGTTGAGgcagttttgtgtaatttacctaattattttatttcatttaaaatattatttaaaaataaataaataaataaccaaaCCCACCCATCCATAGTCCCCATCCTTCccctcacttctctctctcgcCATGCCCAAAACCACCATCCCACCCCTCTTTCTCCCCATCCTGTCGTCGACACCGCCATTGTCTGCAAGCTCCAAGCCCTAGGCTTCACGAACCTTGTCCTCCACACCCACGCTAACGTCAAGAAGCCCCATAAATGTACCTGCACCACTGAACCTCATCGAACCCCAAACCAAACCTTAGAAACCCAATCGAACCTGCTTTCCATTCGATCCCAAAAccccaccacaaccacctcccaTACCTTGAGACAAAACCCACAAACCTAGTTGAGCAAAGGCCGAAGCTTTCTCCGATCCCAAATTGCCACCACATGTTCGGAACATGAGAGTTAGATGCACATGAATTTTCAGAGGCAGTAATAGAGGTGTCAGACGGGGTAGCAACAGAGCATACTTAGCTTGCGAATTCCAATTGGGATTTGATTTGCTTgagtaaattaaaaattggggATTGAAATTGTAAAATAATAGGTAGTGAAATATTTGGGTTGAagtgtaacaacccgtccctaattttacgattttattaattttaaatgagtgaattgaccaaaatgcccctacaagtgagattgttgactttcgttgaccgtcATTTCGTGACGCGTATAAGCTATTATTTTACTGTATATTCTCGAAGTACTCGATGGTACAAACGCATAGGAGCAAGCTGAATTTTATTTGGAGCTATGATGAAGATTTTACGGAACTACGAAACTTAAGAGTGtttaatgaaatttgaattttgtgtattttattattttctggccagacaattttaaattttgtataatttttctGGCCCATAAGGCCCACACCAACACAAACTCTCCTATCATCTCTTACCATGTGTCACTCATCCCCCCAACTTTTTGGgac
This genomic stretch from Pyrus communis chromosome 2, drPyrComm1.1, whole genome shotgun sequence harbors:
- the LOC137726649 gene encoding uncharacterized protein, with amino-acid sequence MEQEDKQPLKEDKVPPQEEGEVTVAQASPAKSGGGWGGWGFSSVFSDLQKAAEEISRNAAVVAQTAAKSLADMQAAEDAEESSKDKERDSEKESQDGTESRDKHEKQRKAALDKLEKASQDSLFGQGLKVLDSSVENFATGAWQALGNALKGGTDLVHKIENSAVNLGGSVQQGGADGSTAPSLLETGKAFTSKGMQVLELVGKETLDLLITETGIEVNKNSTLSEKETREDQLYEEVGFDRCFYIYGGPEQLEELEGLSSHYALLFSRRKGKLSSEQKSVYDGKLKEVQQIFSLDIKLDGSGAESDKGKKKETRDDGNTDEMKTLHDSSVSKAADMAAGFTSALAGQAVNDIIQRTTGRLESLHSEGVHRLSELCCSAVSQLLILGKSIISSANKTQVEDVDADLENIDWPEDSVEKAKIIRSKAQAMAGYVEAVSSSFVTGMSDVAAAYLAAIKGASEESHEELSQTSIQEKASTFSKHLHDDQTTALSKIQDGLLYLSYVVISTSMPAA